ACTTCAATCCGAAGAGCAAGCGCTCGCTCATCCGGCTCGTCGCCGACCTGCCGACGCTCATCGTCCAGCTGATCAAGGACGAGATCGAGTCGGCCAAGAACGAGCTGGTCTCGAAGGCCAAGCACGCGGGGATCGGCGCCGGCTTCCTCGTCGTCGCCCTGTTCTTCGCCTTCATCGCGTTCCTGGTGCTCGTCGCCGCCGCGATCCTCGGCCTGGCCGAGGCGTTCGCGCCGTGGCTCGCCGCGCTCATCGTCGCGGGCGTCTTCCTGCTGATCACGGTGGTGCTGGCGCTGCTCGGCATCCGCTGGTTCAAGAAGGGCGTCCCGCCGACGCCCGAGGAGACCGTCGACAGCCTCAAGGAGGACGTCGACGCGGTGAAGGGGACCGGGAAGTATGAGCACTGACCGCCCCCGTCCCGTCGGCCCGCGCTCGCGCGCGGAGCTGAAGCTCGACATCCAGCACACGCGCGAGGAGATCTCCTCGACGCTCGACGCCCTCGAGGCGAAGCTGAACGTGCGCCGCCGCGCGAGGGACGGCATCGCCGACCTCCGCCGCCGCATCCGCCGCACGGCCGACGAGGACCCGCTGCTCCTCGTCGCCGTCGGCGTGGGCGCGGTCGTCGTGGTCGGCGGCGTGGTCTGGGCCGTGGCCCGCGCCGCGCGTCGCTGACCGGCGCGGGACCGGGGCGCAGGCCATGACCGGGGGGACGCCGGCTCGCGCGCGCCGTCGGGGCGATCGGGATCCGAGCGACCTCGGCGCCCACCCGCTGCTCCTCCCCGGGCTCGTCGGGCTCGTCGGATCCCTGCTGCTGCTGGCGGCCTCGTTCGTCGTGGGCCACGCGCCCGCGGAGTCCGAGCTCTCGCGCCTCCCCGTCATCGGCGCCCTCCGGGTGTCGCCCGTCGCCACCGGGACCGCGTCCGTCGCGGTCGTCGTGGGCGGGATCATGCTCACGGCCGCCTGGCTCCTCCTCGGCGCCCTGCTGCCCCGGCTCGGCGCGTCCGGCCTCCGCGCGACCCTCCGGCTCGCGGCCCTGTGGACCGTGCCGCTCCTGCCGAGCGCCCCGCTGTTCAGCCGGGACGTCTACTCGTACATCGCGCAGGGGCGCGTGCTCGCCGCCGGCCTCTCGCCGTACGAGCAAGGGCCCGCGGTGCTCGCGGACTGGCGGAACACGGGCGTCGACCCGCTCTGGGCGCACAACCCGGCGCCCTACGGCCCGCTGTACCTCGTCGTCGAGCGCCTGCTCGGCGGCGTCGACACGGCCGTCGGGCTCGAGGCGGCGGTCATCCTCGCGCGGCTGATCTCCCTCGCCGGCGTCGCGCTCATGGTCGCGTGCGGGCTGCGGATCGCGCGCCGCCGCCGCATCGACCCGGTCCGCACGGTGTGGTTCCACGCCGCAAGCCCCCTCGTCATCTTCAACTTCGTGGTGGCCGCCCACAACGACGCGCTCATGATGGGCCTCCTGCTGGCCGGCCTGCTCGCCGCGATCGACTCGCGCCCCGTGCTCGGCGTGCTGCTGGTGACCTGCGCCGTCGCCGTGAAGCCCATCGCGCTCGTGGCCCTGCCCATCGTGGCGATCGTGCACGCCGAGATGCGGGCCCGCCGCGTCGACGACCGGGCGCCCGCGGGCGTGGCCGTCGACGGATCCGCGGGCGGCGTCCCGGGCCTGCGCCCGCCCACGCGGGACCCGCGCGTCTGGGCTGCGTGGACCGCCTCCGGAATCGGCGCCATGGGCCTCCTCGCGCTCGGCGGGGAGCTGCTCGGCGTCGGCCTCGGCTGGATCGGCGCGCTCTCCAGCCCCGTCTCCGTCGTCTCCTGGTTCATGCCGTTCGGCCTCGCCGCCGGCGCGTTCGGGCCGTTCGTCGACCTGCTGGGCGGGCCGGGCGGCGCGGTGGAGGGCGGGATCAAGACCGCCGGCATCCTCATCGGGTTCGCCGGCGCCGCCTGGTGCATCCTCACCACCCGGACCCTGTCGGGGGAGGCGCGCCTCGCGCTCGCCTTCGCCTGCATCGTCGCGATGTCGCCCGTCGTCTACCCCTGGTACGGCCTGTGGGTGCTCGTCGTGCTCGCGGTCGTCGGCATCGCGGACGGCGCGGCCATGTCGCTCGCGGTCTCCGCGACGGTCTTCCTCATCGGCGTCAACCTGCTGGAGCCCATGGCGGTCGTGCACACGGTCGCGTCCGGCTGGCCGCGCCTGGTCGTGGTGCTGGTGGCCGTCGTCGGGATCCTCGGGGTGCTGGCGCCGGGGCTGCAGGGCCTCGCGGGCACCGATCCCTTCCGCGCCCTCCGCGCGCCGCGCCACCAGTTCTCCGCCGCGCGGCAGCCCCCGGCCTGACCCGGTCGCGGCCGCAGCCCGCCGCCGGGGCCCGGCCCGCGCACGCGGCACGGGAATGCGCGCGCCCGCCGCCGACGTTCCCCGGGGACACCACCGACGGGAGCGCGACCATGGACACCGACCTCGACTGGCACGACCTGATCCGCCGCGCGCACAGCGGCTTCGCCGACCGCCTGGGCCACGTCACCGACTGGACGGCCCCGACGCCCGACGTCGAGTGGGACGTCCGCGAGCTGGTGTCGCACGTCATCGAGGAGCAGCAGTGGGTGCCGCTCCTGCTCGCCGGCCACACCGCGCAGACCGGGCAGGCGCTCATCCGCCCGCTGGAGGACGACCTCGTCGCCGAGTGGGGCCGCTACTCCCGCGAGGCGCTCGCGGCGTGGCAGGGCGTGGATCCGGAGCGCCCCGTCGTGCTGTCGACCGACCGCGTGCCCGCCCGCGAGTACCTCCGCGAGCAGCTGTCCGACGTCGTGATCCACGGCTGGGACCTCGCGCGCGCCACCGGTGCCGACGAGCGCATCGACGACGAGCTGGTCCGCGCCACCTGGACGGTGTTCGCGCCGCAGAAGGACACGCTCGAGGCGAGCGGCCTGTTCGCGTCGCCCGTCCCGGTCGGCGACGACGCCCCGCTGCAGGTGCGGCTGCTCGCGCTCACGGGCCGCGACGCCCGGTAGGCCGGGAATGATCTGACGGGCGCCCGCCCGATGCGGGACGGGGTGTCCGTGCGACGTACGATGGAGATCATGAGCATCCCGGCTGCCGAGTCGGCGGCATCTCAGGTCCCCCCGATCGAGTCCTCCGGAGAGGTCCGTCCCGGTGACGGGTCGACCCCCGAGGCGTCCCCGAGCGGATACGCCCTCTGGGCGGTCCTCCGCCGCGATCCGCAGCGCCCCGACGACCTCGACGGCCGCGAGGTCCCCGGCGCGGTCGACGAGCTCGACGGCATCGTCTCCATCGTCGAGGCCGAGGGCGTCACCGTCCGCGGCTTCTACGACGTCTCCGGCATGCGCGCCGACGCCGACCTCATGGTCTGGATCCACGGCCCGCAGATGGAGACCCTCCAGTGGGCGTTCCGCGAGATCCGCCGCGCGCGCCTCATCCGCGCGCTCATCCCGTCGTGGAGCGCCGCGGGCGTCCACCGCGACGCCGAGTTCAACCGCAGCCACGTGCCCGGCTTCCTCCGGGGCGAGGAGCCGCGCGAGTGGCTCTGCGTCTACCCCTTCGTCCGCTCCTACGAGTGGTACCTGCTGCCGCCCGAGGAGCGCGGGCGCATGCTCGCCCAGCACGGCCGCCAGGGCGCGGCCTTCCGCAGCGTCATCGCCAACACGGTCTCGTCGTTCGGCCTCGGCGACTACGAGTGGATCCTTCCGCTCGAGTCGGACGAGCTCGTCGACCTGGTCGACATGATGCGCGACCTGCGCAACACCGACGCGCGCCGGCACGTGCGCGAGGAGGTCCCGTTCTACACGGGCCGCCGCATCACCACCGCCGAGCTCGTGGAGGTCCTCCAGTAATGGCCGCAGTGAACCTGGGTCGCAAGCCCGCCCCCGCCACCGACGCGCCCCGCGCGCCCGGCGCCCTCGTCTCCGCCGCGAGCGAGGCCGCCAAGATGGGCCCCCCGCACGTCGAGGAGCCCGTCGCGTACGACGCGATCCTGCTGGCGTCCTTCGGTGGCCCCGAGGGCCAGGACGACGTCATCCCGTTCCTCCGCAACGTCACCGCCGGCCGCGGGATCCCCGAGGAGCGCCTCGAGGAGGTCGCCCACCACTACCGCGCGTTCGGCGGCATCAGCCCCATCAACGAGCAGAACCGCGAGCTGAAGGCCGCCCTCGAGGTGCGCCTCGCCGAGCGCGGCATCGACCTGCCCGTGCTGTGGGGCAACCGCAACTGGGGCCCGTACCTCAACGACGCGCTCCGCGAGGCCGAGGAGAAGGGCTACCGCCAGCTCATCGCGGTCGCCACGAGCGCGTACAGCTCATACTCCTCCTGCCGCCAGTACCGCGAGGACTTCGCGGACGCGCTCGAGGACACGAGCCTGCAGGGCGTCGTGCGCATCGACAAGGTGCGCCAGTTCTTCGACCACCCGGGCTTCGTCACGCCGTTCATCGAGGGCACGCGCGACGGGATCCGCGACGTCATCGCGCACTTCGAGGCCGAGGGCGCGCCCGTCGACCTCGCGACCGACGTCGAGATCCTGTTCTCCACGCACTCCATCCCATCCTCCGACGCGTCCAAGTCCGGCCCCGCCGAGCGCGGCTTCGACGAGGACGGCGCGTACGCCGCGCAGCACCTCGCCGTCGCCGAGGTCGTCATGCACGAGGTCCGCAAGGAGCTCGGCATCGACCAGGACGTGCCGTGGCAGCTCGTCTACCAGTCGCGCTCCGGCCCGCCCTCCATGCCGTGGCTCGAGCCCGACGTGAACGACGCCATCGGCGAGCTGCCCGCGCAGGGCCGCCGCGCCGTCGTGATCGTGCCCCTCGGGTTCGTCAGCGACCACATGGAGGTCAAGTGGGACCTCGACAACGAGGCCACCGAGTCGGCGGCTGAGAACGGCCTCTACTCGGTGCGCGTCCCCACGCCCGGCGTGCACTCCGCGTACGTCGACGGCCTCATCGACCTCGTGCTCGAGCGCCGCGACGGCGTGAAGGCCGCCGACCGCCCGCACATGACCGACCTCGGGCCCTGGTACGACGTCTGCCGTCCCGGCTGCTGCGAGAACGTGCGGCTGGGCTTCAAGCCCGCCGTCTCCGGGCTGGCGCCGTGACCGACGGTCCCACGACGTCGGAGGACCGCGGCACGCTCCGCATCGGGACCCGGGGGAGCGCGCTCGCCCTGGCCCAGACGCGGGCGATCGCCGAGGAGATCTCCGACGCGTCGGGACTCGAGGTCGAGCTCGTACCCGTGACCACGCACGGCGACACGTCGCGCGAGTCCCTGGCGACCCTCGGCGGCACCGGCGTCTTCGCCAGCGCCCTCCGGGAGTCGCTGCTGCGCGGCGAGTGCGACCTCGTGGTCCACTCGCTGAAGGACCTGCCGACCGCTCCGTACGCCGGCCTCACGGTCGCGTCGGTGCCCGCCCGCGAGGATCCGCGCGACGTCGTGTGCGCCCGTGACGGCCTGACGCTCCGGACCCTGCCGCGCGGCGCCCGCGTCGGCACCGGGTCCCCGCGCCGCCGGGCCCAGGTGCTCGCCGAGCGCCCGGACCTCGACGTCGTCGACATCCGCGGCAACATCGACACCCGGCTCTCCCGCGTGGTCGCCGGCGACCTCGACGCCGTGATCCTCGCCGCCGCCGGCCTCGAGCGCATCGGCCGCATCGACGCCGCGACCGAGCACCTCGAGCTCGACCGCTGGCCCACGGCTCCCGGGCAGGGCGCGCTCGCGCTCGAGATCCGCACGGAGGACGCGGAGACGCACTCCGTGGTGGGCCGCGCGGTCGAGGCCGTCGACGATCCCTTCGCGCACGCCGCCGTCCTCGCCGAGCGCGGCGTCCTCGCCGCCCTCGAGGCCGGTTGCGCGGCCCCCATCGGCGCGTACGCCACCGTCACGAGCGCCCGCCTCGCCCTGACCGCCGTGGTCTACCGGCCCGACGGCACGCAGCGCATGACCGCGAGCCACGAGCTCGACACCTCGGGTCTCGACGTCGCCCAGGTGGGCGCGCGGGCCGCCACGCTCTCGGGACCGGTGTCCCAGGAGCTCCTCGACGCCGGAGCGGCCGGCCTCGCGCCGCTGGGAGGGACCCGATGACCTCGACGGACCAGAAGCCCCTGAAGGGCTGGCGCGTGCTCGTGCCGCGCGGCGGGCCGTGGGGCGACGGCGTCGCCTACGACCTCCGCGCGCAGGGCGCCACGCCCGTGGTCGCGCCCATGATCAACTTCGCCGCCACGCAGGACGCGCAGGCGCTCGAGTCGGCCCTCGCCGACCTCGCCGCGGGATCCTTCGACTGGCTCACCGTCACGAGCGCGACCACGGTCGACGTCCTCTCGTCGCACCGCGCGGTCGTGCCCGAGGGCACGCGCATCGCGGCGGTCGGCGAGACCACGGCGGCGGCCCTCGTGGCCGCCGGGTACACGGTCGACTTCGTGCCCTCCATCGACTCCTCGGCCACCGCCCTCCTCGAGGAGTGGACCGAGATGGCCGCGGGATCGCCGCGCCGTCGCGTGCTCACGCTGCGGTCGGAGATCGCGAAGCCCACGCTCACGGACGGCCTCATCGCGCGCGGCCACGACGTCCGCTCGGTCGTCGCGTACCGCACGGTGGGCGTGCCCGTGAGCGACCGGATCCGCGAGGACGTCGCCTCGGGCCGCGTCCGCGCGATCCTCGTCACGTCCGGCAGCGTCGCGGAGCAGGTGCACGAGCAGCTCGGCGACGTGCCCGAGGGCGTGCTCATCGCGTGCATCGGCCCGCGCACCGCGAAGGACGCGCGCCGCTCCGGCGTCCGCGTCGACGTGGTCGCGTCGGAGCGCTCGGCCGCGTCCCTCATCCAGTCCCTCGTCGACATCAGCCGCCACGAGGAGCCGCGCCCCGACACGGCGGGCCTCGCGGGACTCGCCGACCTCCTCGATCGGAACACCACGGAATGACCGCCCCCTACTACCGTCCCCGCCGCCTCCGCACCTCGCCGGCCATGCGCCGGCTCACCGCCGAGACGCGCCTGCACGCGGCCGACCTCGTGCTGCCGATGTTCGTGCGCGAGGGCCTGACGGAGGCGTCGCCCATCACGTCGATGCCGGGCGTCGCGCAGCACTCGCTCGACAGCCTGCGGCGCGCGCTCGTGGAGGCGGCCGAGGCCGGCATCGGCGGCGTGATGCTCTTCGGCGTGCCGTCCGTGCGCGATGCCGTGGGCTCCGGCGCCAGCGACCCCGACGGCATCCTCAACGTCGCGACCCGCGTCGCGGTCGAGGAGGTCGGCGACGCGCTCGTCGTGCAGACCGACCTGTGCCTCGACGAGTTCACCGACCACGGCCACTGCGGCGTGCTCGACGCCGACGGCGTGGTCGACAACGACCGCACGCTCGACCGCTACCGCGCCATGGGCCTCGCCCAGGCGGAGGCGGGATCCCACCTGCTCGGCCTCAGCGGCATGATGGACGGCCAGGTCGCCGCCGTGCGCGAGGCCCTCGACGACGCCGGGCACCACGACGTCGCGATCCTCGCCTACGCGGCCAAGTACGCGAGCGCCTTCTACGGCCCCTTCCGCGAGGCCGTCGACTCGCAGCTCGTGGGCGACCGTCGCACCTACCAGATGGACAACGGCAACCGTCGCGAGGCCCTCCGCGAGGTGGAGCTCGACATCGAGGAGGGCGCCGACGTCGTCATGGTGAAGCCCGCCATGAGCTACCTCGACATCCTCGCCGACGTCGCCGCCACGAGCAGCGTGCCGGTCTGGGCGTACCAGATCTCGGGCGAGTACGCGATGATCGAGGCCGCCGCGCAGAACGGCTGGATCGACCGCGAGCGCGCCATCGAGGAGAGCGTCCTCGGCATCAAGCGGGCCGGCGCCGACGCGATCCTCACCTACTGGGCCGTCGAGCTGGCCGAGCGCCTCGCCCGGCGCTGAGCCGGCCCTCCGCACACCTGCACCGGCCAGGATCCGCCACGGATCCGCCGCCCGAACCGAGCGCGACACCGCCGCGCACCGAAGGACACACCGTGACCCACTCCCAGGACCTCTTCGACCGCGCCCGCGACGTCATCCCCGGCGGCGTCAACTCGCCCGTCCGGGCCTTCGGCTCCGTCGGCGGCACGCCCCGCATGATGGTCAAGGCCGCCGGCCCCTACGTGACCGACGCGGACGGCGTCGAGTACGTCGACCTCGTCAACTCGTGGGGTCCCGCGATCCTCGGCCACGCCCGCCCGGAGGTCGTGAAGGCGGTGCAGGACGCCGCCGCCCTCGGCCTCGGCTTCGGCGCGACCACCCCCGCGGAGACGGAGCTCGCCGAGCTGGTCACCGAGCGCGTGCGCGTCGCGGGCGTCGACGGATCCCCCGACCGCCGCCCCGTCGAGAAGCTGCGCCTCGTCTCCACGGGCACCGAGGCCACCATGACCGCGATCCGCCTCGCCCGCGGCTTCACCGGCCGCGACCTCCTCGTGAAGTTCGCCGGCCACTACCACGGCCACTCCGACAGCCTCCTCGCCGAGGCCGGCTCCGGCGTCGCCACGCTCGCGCTGCCCGGCTCCGCGGGCATCCCCGAGGCCATCGCCGCGCAGACGATCGTCGTGCCCTACAACGACCTCGGCGCCGTGCGCGCCGTGTTCGCCGAGCACGGCCCGCGCATCGCCGCCGTGATCACCGAGGCCGCCGCCGCGAACATGGGCGTCGTGCCGCCGCTGCCCGGCTTCACCGCCGAGCTCGCGCGCATCGCCCACGACAACGGATCCCTCCTCATCTCCGACGAGGTGCTCACGGGCTTCCGCGTGCACCCGGCCGGCTACTGGGGCCTCGACAACGCCGGCCTCGCGGCCGACCACCCCGACGCCTGGACGCCCGACCTCGTCACGTACGGCAAGGTCATCGGCGGCGGCCTCCCCGTCGCCGCGCTCGGCGGCCGGGCCGACGTGATGGACCACCTCGCGCCCCTCGGCCCCGTGTACCAGGCGGGCACGCTCTCCGGGAACCCGGTCGCGGTCGCCGCGGGCCTCACCACCCTCCGCCTCGCCGACGCCGACGTGTACCGCGCGCTCGACATCGCCGCCGACATCCTCATCTACGCCGTCGAGCTGGCCTTCGACCGGGCCGGCCTCGCCTACTCCGTGCAGCGCGCGGGCAGCCTCTTCAGCTTCACGTTCGGCACGCCACCCGAGCACGGGATCACCGACTACGCCACGGTGCAGGCGCAGGAGACGTGGCGCTACCCCGCGTTCTTCCACTCCATGCTCGACGCGGGCGTGAGCCTCCCGCCGTCGGTCTTCGAGGCGTGGTTCGTCTCGGCCGCCATGGACGAGGCCTCGCTCGACCGCGTGATCCGCGCCCTCCCGGCCGCCGCCCGCGCGGCCGCCGCCGCGACCCCGCCCGCGTAGCCCACCCCGCGCACGACGGGAGGCCCGGCCGCTCGGCCGGGCCTCCCGTCGTGCCGGCGCCCGGGCGCCGACGCGCCTCAGAGCGTGATCGCCGCGAACCGCTCCAGCTCCACCCAGCCGTCGCGGCCGTCGGCGGGCGTGCCGGCGCGCGCGGTCGCGGGCACGCCGAGCCGGTCGGCCGCGGCGAGCTGCGTCACGTCGAAGCCCGTGAGCGCGCCGATCTCCGACACGGCCACCTGGTAGGTCCGGTACGGCCCCAGCTCGGGCGCCTCCGGGGAGGCCGTCGTGCGGTCGAGGTCGCCGAGCTGCGGCGCCTGGTCGAGGAGGTAGGCCGTGGCCGCCAGCTCGTCGCCGGAGACCCAGGCGGCGATCTTCCAGAACATCAGCGGGATCCGCACCCCCCGGTACACGGGGTCGTCGGCCGAGAAGACGGGCCCGGTGAACACGGTCATGCGCCGGTCGCCGAGGTCGGCGTTGCCCAGCACGTAGTCCTCGAGCCCGAGCCACAGCTCCTTGGACTGGTTGAACTCCGCCGCCTGCGGCGCCGCGTTCGTGTACGCGAAGGTGTCGGCGCTTGCGCGGGCGGCCTCCGCGATCTCGCCCCACACCGGATCCCGCCGCCGCACGAGGTGCCCGCGGTCGATGTCGTTGCGCGCGTACAGCTCGGGGCCGCACTGCTGGTCGGCCGGGAGGCGCGGATCCAGGTGCCAGTCGTCGCTGCGCTCC
This is a stretch of genomic DNA from Clavibacter zhangzhiyongii. It encodes these proteins:
- a CDS encoding TIGR03086 family metal-binding protein; this translates as MDTDLDWHDLIRRAHSGFADRLGHVTDWTAPTPDVEWDVRELVSHVIEEQQWVPLLLAGHTAQTGQALIRPLEDDLVAEWGRYSREALAAWQGVDPERPVVLSTDRVPAREYLREQLSDVVIHGWDLARATGADERIDDELVRATWTVFAPQKDTLEASGLFASPVPVGDDAPLQVRLLALTGRDAR
- the hemC gene encoding hydroxymethylbilane synthase, whose translation is MTDGPTTSEDRGTLRIGTRGSALALAQTRAIAEEISDASGLEVELVPVTTHGDTSRESLATLGGTGVFASALRESLLRGECDLVVHSLKDLPTAPYAGLTVASVPAREDPRDVVCARDGLTLRTLPRGARVGTGSPRRRAQVLAERPDLDVVDIRGNIDTRLSRVVAGDLDAVILAAAGLERIGRIDAATEHLELDRWPTAPGQGALALEIRTEDAETHSVVGRAVEAVDDPFAHAAVLAERGVLAALEAGCAAPIGAYATVTSARLALTAVVYRPDGTQRMTASHELDTSGLDVAQVGARAATLSGPVSQELLDAGAAGLAPLGGTR
- a CDS encoding DUF3618 domain-containing protein; translated protein: MSTDRPRPVGPRSRAELKLDIQHTREEISSTLDALEAKLNVRRRARDGIADLRRRIRRTADEDPLLLVAVGVGAVVVVGGVVWAVARAARR
- a CDS encoding DNA/RNA non-specific endonuclease; protein product: MDGYDLDFLPIPLPLPEAPADARPVRLDYLHFTVLMDTDRRLAALTAVNIDGGRLVDVERSDDWHLDPRLPADQQCGPELYARNDIDRGHLVRRRDPVWGEIAEAARASADTFAYTNAAPQAAEFNQSKELWLGLEDYVLGNADLGDRRMTVFTGPVFSADDPVYRGVRIPLMFWKIAAWVSGDELAATAYLLDQAPQLGDLDRTTASPEAPELGPYRTYQVAVSEIGALTGFDVTQLAAADRLGVPATARAGTPADGRDGWVELERFAAITL
- the hemL gene encoding glutamate-1-semialdehyde 2,1-aminomutase; translation: MTHSQDLFDRARDVIPGGVNSPVRAFGSVGGTPRMMVKAAGPYVTDADGVEYVDLVNSWGPAILGHARPEVVKAVQDAAALGLGFGATTPAETELAELVTERVRVAGVDGSPDRRPVEKLRLVSTGTEATMTAIRLARGFTGRDLLVKFAGHYHGHSDSLLAEAGSGVATLALPGSAGIPEAIAAQTIVVPYNDLGAVRAVFAEHGPRIAAVITEAAAANMGVVPPLPGFTAELARIAHDNGSLLISDEVLTGFRVHPAGYWGLDNAGLAADHPDAWTPDLVTYGKVIGGGLPVAALGGRADVMDHLAPLGPVYQAGTLSGNPVAVAAGLTTLRLADADVYRALDIAADILIYAVELAFDRAGLAYSVQRAGSLFSFTFGTPPEHGITDYATVQAQETWRYPAFFHSMLDAGVSLPPSVFEAWFVSAAMDEASLDRVIRALPAAARAAAAATPPA
- the hemB gene encoding porphobilinogen synthase, which codes for MTAPYYRPRRLRTSPAMRRLTAETRLHAADLVLPMFVREGLTEASPITSMPGVAQHSLDSLRRALVEAAEAGIGGVMLFGVPSVRDAVGSGASDPDGILNVATRVAVEEVGDALVVQTDLCLDEFTDHGHCGVLDADGVVDNDRTLDRYRAMGLAQAEAGSHLLGLSGMMDGQVAAVREALDDAGHHDVAILAYAAKYASAFYGPFREAVDSQLVGDRRTYQMDNGNRREALREVELDIEEGADVVMVKPAMSYLDILADVAATSSVPVWAYQISGEYAMIEAAAQNGWIDRERAIEESVLGIKRAGADAILTYWAVELAERLARR
- the mptB gene encoding polyprenol phosphomannose-dependent alpha 1,6 mannosyltransferase MptB, whose product is MTGGTPARARRRGDRDPSDLGAHPLLLPGLVGLVGSLLLLAASFVVGHAPAESELSRLPVIGALRVSPVATGTASVAVVVGGIMLTAAWLLLGALLPRLGASGLRATLRLAALWTVPLLPSAPLFSRDVYSYIAQGRVLAAGLSPYEQGPAVLADWRNTGVDPLWAHNPAPYGPLYLVVERLLGGVDTAVGLEAAVILARLISLAGVALMVACGLRIARRRRIDPVRTVWFHAASPLVIFNFVVAAHNDALMMGLLLAGLLAAIDSRPVLGVLLVTCAVAVKPIALVALPIVAIVHAEMRARRVDDRAPAGVAVDGSAGGVPGLRPPTRDPRVWAAWTASGIGAMGLLALGGELLGVGLGWIGALSSPVSVVSWFMPFGLAAGAFGPFVDLLGGPGGAVEGGIKTAGILIGFAGAAWCILTTRTLSGEARLALAFACIVAMSPVVYPWYGLWVLVVLAVVGIADGAAMSLAVSATVFLIGVNLLEPMAVVHTVASGWPRLVVVLVAVVGILGVLAPGLQGLAGTDPFRALRAPRHQFSAARQPPA
- a CDS encoding uroporphyrinogen-III synthase, with translation MTSTDQKPLKGWRVLVPRGGPWGDGVAYDLRAQGATPVVAPMINFAATQDAQALESALADLAAGSFDWLTVTSATTVDVLSSHRAVVPEGTRIAAVGETTAAALVAAGYTVDFVPSIDSSATALLEEWTEMAAGSPRRRVLTLRSEIAKPTLTDGLIARGHDVRSVVAYRTVGVPVSDRIREDVASGRVRAILVTSGSVAEQVHEQLGDVPEGVLIACIGPRTAKDARRSGVRVDVVASERSAASLIQSLVDISRHEEPRPDTAGLAGLADLLDRNTTE
- a CDS encoding ferrochelatase — encoded protein: MAAVNLGRKPAPATDAPRAPGALVSAASEAAKMGPPHVEEPVAYDAILLASFGGPEGQDDVIPFLRNVTAGRGIPEERLEEVAHHYRAFGGISPINEQNRELKAALEVRLAERGIDLPVLWGNRNWGPYLNDALREAEEKGYRQLIAVATSAYSSYSSCRQYREDFADALEDTSLQGVVRIDKVRQFFDHPGFVTPFIEGTRDGIRDVIAHFEAEGAPVDLATDVEILFSTHSIPSSDASKSGPAERGFDEDGAYAAQHLAVAEVVMHEVRKELGIDQDVPWQLVYQSRSGPPSMPWLEPDVNDAIGELPAQGRRAVVIVPLGFVSDHMEVKWDLDNEATESAAENGLYSVRVPTPGVHSAYVDGLIDLVLERRDGVKAADRPHMTDLGPWYDVCRPGCCENVRLGFKPAVSGLAP
- the hemQ gene encoding hydrogen peroxide-dependent heme synthase, coding for MSIPAAESAASQVPPIESSGEVRPGDGSTPEASPSGYALWAVLRRDPQRPDDLDGREVPGAVDELDGIVSIVEAEGVTVRGFYDVSGMRADADLMVWIHGPQMETLQWAFREIRRARLIRALIPSWSAAGVHRDAEFNRSHVPGFLRGEEPREWLCVYPFVRSYEWYLLPPEERGRMLAQHGRQGAAFRSVIANTVSSFGLGDYEWILPLESDELVDLVDMMRDLRNTDARRHVREEVPFYTGRRITTAELVEVLQ
- a CDS encoding phage holin family protein; the protein is MTDQDFNPKSKRSLIRLVADLPTLIVQLIKDEIESAKNELVSKAKHAGIGAGFLVVALFFAFIAFLVLVAAAILGLAEAFAPWLAALIVAGVFLLITVVLALLGIRWFKKGVPPTPEETVDSLKEDVDAVKGTGKYEH